The following are encoded together in the Edaphobacter lichenicola genome:
- a CDS encoding S66 peptidase family protein → MTTPLFKPRVLRSGATLAVLSPASTPKPELVERGMAYLQRLGYKTVLSPHALDSGPLYYAGKLEDRLRDLHAAFANPEIDGIVCTRGGWGSAELLPHLDAKLIRSNPKPFIGYSDHTSLHCWLHNEANLTTFYGPMVAADFSREDGVDLASWQHSLTGDHAWALGEAEGLRVLRAGQAEGWVAGGCLSIFAEGLGTPYAPHIERKSILFLEDIGTKPYQWDRMLLHLRYAGILEHVTGIVFGDMGQNVSPEEADYLEQAILHALREFDGPIAVGLRCGHVSTYNVTLPLGVAARLDLSDARNPRMHLLEAAVNG, encoded by the coding sequence GTGACAACTCCCCTTTTCAAACCTCGTGTGCTGCGTTCGGGCGCGACCCTTGCGGTCTTGTCGCCGGCGAGTACTCCGAAGCCGGAGTTGGTGGAGCGCGGCATGGCCTACTTGCAGCGGCTTGGGTACAAGACTGTACTTAGTCCGCACGCGCTGGATAGCGGGCCGCTGTACTATGCGGGCAAACTGGAAGATCGGCTGCGGGACCTTCATGCGGCGTTTGCGAATCCGGAGATCGATGGCATCGTCTGCACGCGGGGCGGTTGGGGATCGGCGGAGTTGCTGCCTCATCTTGATGCGAAGCTGATTCGCTCGAATCCCAAGCCGTTTATCGGGTACAGCGACCATACCTCGCTTCATTGCTGGCTCCACAACGAGGCGAATCTTACTACGTTCTATGGGCCGATGGTGGCGGCTGATTTTTCGCGAGAGGATGGCGTGGACCTCGCGAGTTGGCAGCATAGTCTGACGGGCGATCATGCCTGGGCGCTTGGAGAAGCGGAGGGGCTTCGCGTCTTGCGTGCGGGGCAGGCTGAGGGCTGGGTCGCGGGCGGATGTCTTTCCATCTTCGCGGAGGGGCTCGGTACTCCGTATGCTCCGCACATTGAAAGGAAGAGCATTCTTTTTCTTGAGGATATCGGAACTAAGCCGTATCAGTGGGACCGTATGCTGCTCCATCTTCGCTATGCGGGGATTCTTGAGCACGTGACTGGGATCGTCTTTGGGGATATGGGACAAAACGTTTCGCCGGAGGAAGCGGATTATCTGGAGCAGGCGATTCTTCATGCGCTTCGCGAGTTTGATGGTCCGATCGCCGTCGGGCTGCGATGCGGGCATGTGAGCACGTATAACGTCACGCTTCCGCTGGGTGTCGCCGCGAGACTGGATCTCTCTGATGCGAGGAATCCGCGGATGCACCTTCTCGAAGCAGCGGTCAACGGTTAG